One part of the Arabidopsis thaliana chromosome 1 sequence genome encodes these proteins:
- the HEI10 gene encoding RING/U-box superfamily protein (RING/U-box superfamily protein; Has 175 Blast hits to 173 proteins in 83 species: Archae - 2; Bacteria - 14; Metazoa - 69; Fungi - 24; Plants - 38; Viruses - 0; Other Eukaryotes - 28 (source: NCBI BLink).), translating to MRCNACWRDLEGRAISTTCGHLLCTEDASKILSNDGACPICDQVLSKSLMKPVDINPNEEWINMAMAGISPQILMKSAYRSVMFYIAQRDLEMQYKMNRVVAQCRQKCEGMQAKFSEKMEQVHTAYQKMGKRCQMMEQEVENLTKDKQELQEKFSEKSRQKRKLDEMYDQLRSEYESVKRTAIQPANNFYPRHQEPDFFSNPAVNMMENRETIRKDRSFFSPATPGPKDEIWPARQNSSNSGPFDISTDSPAIPSDLGNRRAGRGHPVYGGGGTANPQSTLRNLILSPIKRSQLSRSRPQLFTL from the exons ATGAGATGCAACGCGTGTTGGAGGGACCTGGAGGGCAGGGCCATTTCCACCACTTGCGGTCACTTATTAT GTACTGAAGATGCCAGCAAGATTCTCAGTAATGATGGGGCATGTCCCATTTGTGATCAAGTACTCTCCAAGAG TTTAATGAAACCTGTGGATATCAATCCAAATGAAGAATGGATAAAT ATGGCGATGGCTGGAATTTCTCCACAAATAC TGATGAAGAGTGCATACCGAAGTGTAATGTTTTACATTGCCCAAAGAGACTTAGAGATGCAGTACAAGATGAATAGAGTTGTTGCACAGTGTCGTCAGAAATGTGAGGGTATGCAAGCAAAGTTTAGCGAGAAAATGGAGCAGGTCCATACAGCATATCAGAAGATGGGCAAGAGGTGTCAGATGATGGAGCAAGAGGTAGAAAACTTGACCAAGGATAAGCAAGAGCTCCAAGAGAAGTTCTCTGAGAAATCAAG ACAGAAGAGGAAGCTTGATGAGATGTATGACCAGCTAAGAAGTGAGTATGAGTCAGTTAAACGTACAGCCATCCAACCAGCAAACAACTTCTACCCGCGACACCAAGAACCCGACTTTTTCTCAAACCCAGCAGTTAATATGATGGAGAACAGAGAGACCATTCGCAAAG ACCGGTCGTTTTTCTCTCCTGCAACACCAGGACCTAAAGATGAGATATGGCCAGCAAGACAGAACAGTTCAAACTCAGGTCCATTCGACATCTCCACCGACTCACCTGCGATTCCATCCGATCTTGGAAACAGAAGAGCTGGCAGAGGACATCCTGtatacggtggtggtggcacTGCTAATCCCCAGTCAACTCTACGAAACCTTATTCTCTCCCCTATTAAACGTTCTCAGCTCTCTCGTTCCCGCCCTCAGCTGTTCAC GCTATAG
- the HEI10 gene encoding RING/U-box superfamily protein has protein sequence MRCNACWRDLEGRAISTTCGHLLCTEDASKILSNDGACPICDQVLSKSLMKPVDINPNEEWINMAMAGISPQILMKSAYRSVMFYIAQRDLEMQYKMNRVVAQCRQKCEGMQAKFSEKMEQVHTAYQKMGKRCQMMEQEVENLTKDKQELQEKFSEKSRQKRKLDEMYDQLRSEYESVKRTAIQPANNFYPRHQEPDFFSNPAVNMMENRETIRKGPKDEIWPARQNSSNSGPFDISTDSPAIPSDLGNRRAGRGHPVYGGGGTANPQSTLRNLILSPIKRSQLSRSRPQLFTL, from the exons ATGAGATGCAACGCGTGTTGGAGGGACCTGGAGGGCAGGGCCATTTCCACCACTTGCGGTCACTTATTAT GTACTGAAGATGCCAGCAAGATTCTCAGTAATGATGGGGCATGTCCCATTTGTGATCAAGTACTCTCCAAGAG TTTAATGAAACCTGTGGATATCAATCCAAATGAAGAATGGATAAAT ATGGCGATGGCTGGAATTTCTCCACAAATAC TGATGAAGAGTGCATACCGAAGTGTAATGTTTTACATTGCCCAAAGAGACTTAGAGATGCAGTACAAGATGAATAGAGTTGTTGCACAGTGTCGTCAGAAATGTGAGGGTATGCAAGCAAAGTTTAGCGAGAAAATGGAGCAGGTCCATACAGCATATCAGAAGATGGGCAAGAGGTGTCAGATGATGGAGCAAGAGGTAGAAAACTTGACCAAGGATAAGCAAGAGCTCCAAGAGAAGTTCTCTGAGAAATCAAG ACAGAAGAGGAAGCTTGATGAGATGTATGACCAGCTAAGAAGTGAGTATGAGTCAGTTAAACGTACAGCCATCCAACCAGCAAACAACTTCTACCCGCGACACCAAGAACCCGACTTTTTCTCAAACCCAGCAGTTAATATGATGGAGAACAGAGAGACCATTCGCAAAG GACCTAAAGATGAGATATGGCCAGCAAGACAGAACAGTTCAAACTCAGGTCCATTCGACATCTCCACCGACTCACCTGCGATTCCATCCGATCTTGGAAACAGAAGAGCTGGCAGAGGACATCCTGtatacggtggtggtggcacTGCTAATCCCCAGTCAACTCTACGAAACCTTATTCTCTCCCCTATTAAACGTTCTCAGCTCTCTCGTTCCCGCCCTCAGCTGTTCAC GCTATAG
- the MRD1 gene encoding mto 1 responding down 1 (MTO 1 RESPONDING DOWN 1 (MRD1); FUNCTIONS IN: molecular_function unknown; INVOLVED IN: biological_process unknown; LOCATED IN: cellular_component unknown; BEST Arabidopsis thaliana protein match is: unknown protein (TAIR:AT5G03090.1).): MTLDDGSRSGGFLRQSLRGGTSPPMNLLGSGGSVLRRYRGRRIVVFELGCEDPIDPGQIYMIQGVLAMLPSTTPDGELMRNGGEKKTIWIVEEEGKLSNKASTSRNFCLSPVDPVEYQSD; the protein is encoded by the coding sequence ATGACTCTCGACGACGGCAGCAGATCTGGTGGATTTCTTCGTCAGTCTCTTCGCGGAGGTACCTCTCCTCCGATGAACCTCCTTGGTAGTGGTGGCTCAGTGTTAAGAAGGTACAGAGGTAGGCGGATCGTGGTTTTCGAGCTTGGTTGTGAAGATCCTATCGATCCCGGGCAGATTTACATGATTCAAGGCGTATTAGCTATGCTGCCGTCAACGACTCCTGATGGAGAATTAATGAGAAATGGgggagaaaagaaaaccatttggattgtagaagaagaaggaaagctCTCCAATAAAGCCTCGACTTCAAGAAATTTTTGTCTCAGCCCGGTTGATCCGGTTGAGTATCAGTCGGATTAG
- a CDS encoding epstein-barr nuclear antigen (unknown protein; BEST Arabidopsis thaliana protein match is: unknown protein (TAIR:AT3G14830.2); Has 35333 Blast hits to 34131 proteins in 2444 species: Archae - 798; Bacteria - 22429; Metazoa - 974; Fungi - 991; Plants - 531; Viruses - 0; Other Eukaryotes - 9610 (source: NCBI BLink).) — MSVERSLEAWEEVQRHGQDLADRLAQGFNGLIQINPPSFPSKLFDLEFSSQHFGIRDSRFSIHQPINGVSAILDIGNKIGQAGVDFGSGLNVMVQQFFRRLPVPFRHDENVFVSTERDTVTRSHRAYVDTKENSAFSKTDTASSGTVYEEKVTEFDLRTIGLHRRAKGTVELSSSYETRTSSMEHSLAARGDLWRVEASTSNSPVRDDSSSLFLLQLGPLLFLRDSTLLLPVHLSKQHLLWYGYDRKKGMHSLCPALWSKHRRWLMMSMLCLNPLDCSFVDLQFPNGQLTYVSGEGLTTSVFVPLCGGLLQAQGQYPGDMRFSFSCKSKQGTRITPMINWPDKSLALGVSQALAWRRSGVMLKPAIQLSVCSTFGGSNPGIKTEVIQSLNDNINMICGCAFTAHPSTFASVSFGRSKWNGNIGRTGIVVRADTPLPNVARPSFSIQINNAFEF, encoded by the exons ATGTCAGTGGAAAGATCTTTGGAAGCTTGGGAAGAAGTTCAGAGACATGGACAAGACTTAGCTGACCGACTTGCTCAGGGCTTTAACGGTTTGATTCAAATCAACCCACCTTCATTTCCATCGAAGCTATTTGATCTTGAGTTCTCTAGTCAGCATTTCGGGATTAGGGATTCTAGGTTTTCTATCCACCAACCCATCAATGGCGTTTCGGCTATTCTTGATATTGGGAACAAGATTGGTCAAGCGGGTGTTGATTTTGGCTCTGGATTGAATGTGATGGTTCAGCAGTTCTTCAGAAGGTTGCCTGTACCGTTCCGACACGATGAGAACGTGTTTGTTTCTACTGAGAGAGATACTGTCACGAGGAGCCATAGGGCTTATGTAGACACAAAGGAGAACTCAGCGTTTTCTAAGACAGATACTGCTTCCTCTGGTACTGTGTATGAGGAGAAAGTTACAGAATTCGATTTAAGGACTATTGGATTACATAGGAGAGCAAAG GGAACGGTTGAGCTATCATCAAGTTATGAAACTAGGACAAGTAGTATGGAACATTCGTTAGCAGCCAGGGGAGATCTTTGGAGAGTAGAAGCTTCTACTTCAAATTCCCCTGTGAGAGATGATAGCTCGTCTCTCTTTCTACTCCAGCTTGGACCTCTGTTATTTCTGCGCGATTCAACTCTTCTTTTGCCTGTTCATTTATCAAAGCAACACTTGCTCTGGTACGGATATGATAGAAAG AAAGGTATGCATTCACTGTGTCCAGCTTTGTGGTCAAAGCATCGAAGGTGGCTTATGATGTCAATGCTCTGCCTCAATCCTTTAGATTGC TCATTTGTAGACTTGCAATTCCCAAATGGACAATTAACATATGTTTCTGGTGAGGGATTGACGACAAGTGTCTTTGTTCCTTTATGCGGCGGTCTCCTTCAAGCGCAAGGTCAATATCCAGGAGATATGAGATTCAGTTTCTCTTGCAAG AGTAAACAGGGAACACGAATCACACCGATGATAAACTGGCCTGACAAATCATTGGCATTGGGTGTTTCTCAAGCCTTGGCTTGGCGTAGGTCCGGTGTCATGTTGAAACCTGCAATTCAACTTAG TGTGTGCTCTACATTTGGTGGAAGCAATCCCGGGATTAAAACCGAAGTTATTCAGTCGTTGAATGATAATATCAATATGATATGTGGCTGTGCATTCACAGCTCATCCTTCAACATTTGCATCTGTTTCC TTTGGTCGGTCTAAGTGGAATGGGAACATTGGACGAACAGGAATAGTTGTTAGAGCTGATACTCCTCTTCCAAACGTTGCTCGACCTTCTTTCTCCATTCAGATCAACAATGCTTTCGAGTTCTGA
- the MRD1 gene encoding mto 1 responding down 1 (MTO 1 RESPONDING DOWN 1 (MRD1); BEST Arabidopsis thaliana protein match is: unknown protein (TAIR:AT5G03090.1); Has 7 Blast hits to 7 proteins in 1 species: Archae - 0; Bacteria - 0; Metazoa - 0; Fungi - 0; Plants - 7; Viruses - 0; Other Eukaryotes - 0 (source: NCBI BLink).), with amino-acid sequence MNSTQQLDSDLRFFRILETNRFINLPDSRLTQTLEIPAAAPPSLWLNQRVLSRRRAEIVLSDGGSLVDLQWGTMTLDDGSRSGGFLRQSLRGGTSPPMNLLGSGGSVLRRYRGRRIVVFELGCEDPIDPGQIYMIQGVLAMLPSTTPDGELMRNGGEKKTIWIVEEEGKLSNKASTSRNFCLSPVDPVEYQSD; translated from the exons ATGAACTCAACTCAACAGTTAGATTCCGACTTACGATTCTTCAGAATACTGGAGACAAATCGGTTTATCAATCTCCCTGATTCGAGATTGACACAAACCTTAGAAATT CCGGCGGCGGCTCCTCCTTCTTTGTGGCTTAATCAAAGAGTTTTAAGTCGACGGCGAGCGGAGATAGTTCTCTCAGATGGAGGTTCGTTGGTAGATCTACAATGGGGAACTATGACTCTCGACGACGGCAGCAGATCTGGTGGATTTCTTCGTCAGTCTCTTCGCGGAGGTACCTCTCCTCCGATGAACCTCCTTGGTAGTGGTGGCTCAGTGTTAAGAAGGTACAGAGGTAGGCGGATCGTGGTTTTCGAGCTTGGTTGTGAAGATCCTATCGATCCCGGGCAGATTTACATGATTCAAGGCGTATTAGCTATGCTGCCGTCAACGACTCCTGATGGAGAATTAATGAGAAATGGgggagaaaagaaaaccatttggattgtagaagaagaaggaaagctCTCCAATAAAGCCTCGACTTCAAGAAATTTTTGTCTCAGCCCGGTTGATCCGGTTGAGTATCAGTCGGATTAG
- a CDS encoding epstein-barr nuclear antigen: MSVERSLEAWEEVQRHGQDLADRLAQGFNGLIQINPPSFPSKLFDLEFSSQHFGIRDSRFSIHQPINGVSAILDIGNKIGQAGVDFGSGLNVMVQQFFRRLPVPFRHDENVFVSTERDTVTRSHRAYVDTKENSAFSKTDTASSGTVYEEKVTEFDLRTIGLHRRAKGTVELSSSYETRTSSMEHSLAARGDLWRVEASTSNSPVRDDSSSLFLLQLGPLLFLRDSTLLLPVHLSKQHLLWYGYDRKKGMHSLCPALWSKHRRWLMMSMLCLNPLDCSFVDLQFPNGQLTYVSGEGLTTSVFVPLCGGLLQAQGQYPGDMRFSFSCKSKQGTRITPMINWPDKSLALGVSQALAWRRSGVMLKPAIQLSVCSTFGGSNPGIKTEVIQSLNDNINMICGCAFTAHPSTFASVSVS; encoded by the exons ATGTCAGTGGAAAGATCTTTGGAAGCTTGGGAAGAAGTTCAGAGACATGGACAAGACTTAGCTGACCGACTTGCTCAGGGCTTTAACGGTTTGATTCAAATCAACCCACCTTCATTTCCATCGAAGCTATTTGATCTTGAGTTCTCTAGTCAGCATTTCGGGATTAGGGATTCTAGGTTTTCTATCCACCAACCCATCAATGGCGTTTCGGCTATTCTTGATATTGGGAACAAGATTGGTCAAGCGGGTGTTGATTTTGGCTCTGGATTGAATGTGATGGTTCAGCAGTTCTTCAGAAGGTTGCCTGTACCGTTCCGACACGATGAGAACGTGTTTGTTTCTACTGAGAGAGATACTGTCACGAGGAGCCATAGGGCTTATGTAGACACAAAGGAGAACTCAGCGTTTTCTAAGACAGATACTGCTTCCTCTGGTACTGTGTATGAGGAGAAAGTTACAGAATTCGATTTAAGGACTATTGGATTACATAGGAGAGCAAAG GGAACGGTTGAGCTATCATCAAGTTATGAAACTAGGACAAGTAGTATGGAACATTCGTTAGCAGCCAGGGGAGATCTTTGGAGAGTAGAAGCTTCTACTTCAAATTCCCCTGTGAGAGATGATAGCTCGTCTCTCTTTCTACTCCAGCTTGGACCTCTGTTATTTCTGCGCGATTCAACTCTTCTTTTGCCTGTTCATTTATCAAAGCAACACTTGCTCTGGTACGGATATGATAGAAAG AAAGGTATGCATTCACTGTGTCCAGCTTTGTGGTCAAAGCATCGAAGGTGGCTTATGATGTCAATGCTCTGCCTCAATCCTTTAGATTGC TCATTTGTAGACTTGCAATTCCCAAATGGACAATTAACATATGTTTCTGGTGAGGGATTGACGACAAGTGTCTTTGTTCCTTTATGCGGCGGTCTCCTTCAAGCGCAAGGTCAATATCCAGGAGATATGAGATTCAGTTTCTCTTGCAAG AGTAAACAGGGAACACGAATCACACCGATGATAAACTGGCCTGACAAATCATTGGCATTGGGTGTTTCTCAAGCCTTGGCTTGGCGTAGGTCCGGTGTCATGTTGAAACCTGCAATTCAACTTAG TGTGTGCTCTACATTTGGTGGAAGCAATCCCGGGATTAAAACCGAAGTTATTCAGTCGTTGAATGATAATATCAATATGATATGTGGCTGTGCATTCACAGCTCATCCTTCAACATTTGCATCTGTTTCCGTAAGCTaa
- the MSL4 gene encoding mechanosensitive channel of small conductance-like 4 (mechanosensitive channel of small conductance-like 4 (MSL4); INVOLVED IN: transmembrane transport; LOCATED IN: plasma membrane, membrane; CONTAINS InterPro DOMAIN/s: Membrane protein, At2g17000, predicted (InterPro:IPR016688), Mechanosensitive ion channel MscS (InterPro:IPR006685), Like-Sm ribonucleoprotein (LSM)-related domain (InterPro:IPR010920); BEST Arabidopsis thaliana protein match is: mechanosensitive channel of small conductance-like 5 (TAIR:AT3G14810.1); Has 3267 Blast hits to 3247 proteins in 1053 species: Archae - 163; Bacteria - 2328; Metazoa - 1; Fungi - 210; Plants - 229; Viruses - 0; Other Eukaryotes - 336 (source: NCBI BLink).), which yields MAVDSTDQRRDFVVRIDGEDNGDSEKFWRESSINFWHNDKSSKPPGGEEDDGSFDFMRRSSEKSEEPDPPSKLINQFLNKQKASGDEISLDMEANMPELQKNTVPPLSSTAVSGSASPVTAPVTASYRNGTGDAIRRRQNRVTLSPSVKDGDSSEDEENRVDGSEVVKCTSNRSTMRTKTLMKMKTRSRLMDPPTPTYPDMVSGRTPRSGNLNPGFSGRNTKPGTPNQGGSKDLEEEEDPFSEEDLPEGLRKEKICVWVIIEWIFLILIIASLICSLVIPYLRGKTLWDLALWKWEVMVLVLICGRLVSSWIVKLFVYFVESNFLWRKKVLYFVYGIRKPVQNCLWLGLVLIAWHFLFDKKVEREMRSTVLKYVTKVLICLLVAVIIWLIKTLLVKVLASSFHMSTYFDRIQESLFTQYVIETLSGPPRIEIHIEEEKVANDVKTFEIVGRKLSPLGPKAVSSPPQVTVGSGRLQKSPSRVGKSPVLSRSGSKKEGGEEGIRIDHLQRMNTKNVSAWKMKKLMNVIKKGTLSTLDEQIQDTTTQEDDKATQIRSEFEAKLAARKIFQNVAEPGSRYIYMEDFMRFLSEDESERAMDLFEGASECHKISKSCLKNWVVNAFRERRALALTLNDTKTAVNRLHRIVDVLVSIVILIIWLLILGIATTKFLLVISSQLLLVVFVFGNSCKTIFEAVIFVFVMHPFDVGDRCEIDGVQMIVEEMNILTTVFLRFDNQKIVYPNSLLGTKPIANYYRSPDMQDAIEFFVHIATPPEKTTALRQRILSYVDNKKDHWHPSPMIVFRDMCGLNSVKIAMWPTHKMNHQNMGERYVRRGQLLEEIGRLCRELDIEYRLYPLNINVKSLPAATPITSDRIPPSWNQQRSV from the exons ATGGCCGTTGATTCAACTGATCAACGGCGAGATTTTGTTGTAAGGATCGACGGTGAAGACAATGGTGACTCAGAAAAGTTTTGGAGAGAGTCAAGCATTAACTTCTGGCATAATGATAAGAGCTCTAAACCACCCGGaggtgaagaagacgacggaAGCTTTGATTTCATGCGGCGGAGTAGTGAGAAATCGGAGGAGCCAGATCCACCGTCGAAGCTTATAAATCAATTTCTCAACAAGCAAAAAGCTTCCGGTGATGAAATCTCTCTCGACATGGAAGCTAACATGCCTGAGCTTCAAAAAAATACGGTTCCTCCTCTGTCGTCAACGGCAGTTTCCGGTTCTGCTTCACCAGTAACCGCGCCAGTGACGGCGAGTTATCGTAATGGAACCGGTGATGCGATTAGACGGAGACAGAACAGAGTCACGCTTTCTCCGTCTGTTAAAGATGGTGATAGtagtgaagatgaagaaaacagagtagaTGGATCAGAGGTTGTGAAGTGTACCTCTAATAGATCGACGATGAGGACTAAGActttgatgaagatgaagactaGATCTAGATTGATGGATCCTCCTACTCCGACGTATCCGGATATGGTTTCGGGTCGGACTCCAAGGTCCGGGAATCTAAATCCCGGGTTTAGTGGGAGAAACACTAAACCGGGAACTCCAAACCAAGGAGGATCCAAGGAtttggaagaagaggaagatccCTTCTCAGAGGAGGATTTACCTGAAGGTTTAAGGAAGGAGAAGATTTGTGTTTGGGTTATTATAGAATGGatatttctgattttgatcATTGCTAGTTTGATTTGTAGCCTAGTCATACCTTACTTGCGTGGCAAGACACTTTGGGACCTAGCTCTATGGAAATGGGAAGTGATGGTTCTTGTCTTGATATGTGGGAGATTGGTTTCTAGTTGGATTGTGAAGCTATTCGTTTACTTCGTTGAAAGCAATTTTCTTTGGAGGAAAAAGGTTTTGTATTTCGTTTACGGGATTCGAAAGCCGGTGCAGAATTGTCTATGGCTAGGGCTTGTGTTGATCGCATGGCATTTCTTGTTCGACAAGAAAGTTGAAAGAGAGATGCGAAGTACTGTGCTTAAGTATGTGACTAAAGTATTAATCTGTTTACTTGTTGCTGTTATCATCTGGCTCATAAAGACTTTACTGGTTAAAGTTCTTGCTTCCTCTTTCCATATGAGTACTTACTTCGATCGGATTCAAGAATCGTTGTTTACTCAATACGTGATTGAGACGCTCTCGGGACCTCCTCGTATTGAGATTCATATAGAAGAGGAGAAAGTAGCAAATGATGTTAAAACCTTCGAGATAGTTGGACGTAAGCTATCTCCTCTAGGTCCAAAGGCGGTTTCTTCTCCACCACAAGTGACTGTTGGAAGCGGAAGGCTGCAGAAGAGTCCAAGCAGAGTTGGGAAAAGTCCGGTGCTTTCGCGGTCTGGTTCTAAGAAAGAAGGAGGGGAAGAAGGGATACGGATCGATCATTTGCAGAGAATGAACACTAAGAACGTTTCAGCttggaaaatgaagaaactgaTGAATGTTATCAAAAAAGGAACTCTTTCTACTTTAGATGAACAGATACAAGACACGACGACTCAGGAAGATGATAAGGCCACACAGATAAGAAGTGAATTCGAAGCAAAACTTGCAGCGAGGAAGATTTTTCAGAATGTTGCTGAGCCTGGATccag GTACATATATATGGAAGACTTTATGCGTTTTCTGTCCGAAGATGAGTCTGAAAGAGCAATGGATCTATTTGAAGGAGCTTCTGAATGTCACAAAATCAGCAAATCTTGTCTGAAGAATTGGGTG GTTAATGCCTTTAGAGAACGAAGAGCACTAGCTTTAACATTAAACGATACAAAAACAGCAGTGAACAGGCTTCATCGAATCGTTGATGTATTGGTCAGCATTGTGATTTTAATCATCTGGCTTCTCATTCTGGGAATCGCTACAACCAAGTTCTTGCTTGTCATAAgctctcagcttcttcttgtAGTCTTTGTGTTTGGAAATTCATGTAAAACCATCTTTGAAGCGgtcatcttcgtcttcgttATGCATCCATTTGATGTCGGTGACAGGTGTGAAATAGACGGTGTCCAG aTGATTGTGGAAGAGATGAACATTTTGACTACTGTCTTTCTTCGATTTGATAATCAGAAGATTGTATATCCAAACAGTCTTCTCGGAACAAAACCTATCGCTAACTATTACCGCAGTCCTGATATGCAAGATGCCATTGAATTCTTTGTCCATATAGCAACTCCACCTGAAAAGACAACTGCCTTAAGACAGAGGATACTCAG CTATGTAGATAACAAGAAGGATCATTGGCATCCATCGCCGATGATTGTGTTTAGAGATATGTGTGGATTAAACAGTGTGAAGATCGCAATGTGGCCAACACATAAGatgaatcatcaaaatatGGGAGAGAGATATGTGAGGAGAGGTCAATTACTTGAAGAGATTGGTAGATTATGCAGAGAGTTGGATATCGAATATCGGTTATATCCTCTTAACATCAACGTAAAAAGTCTTCCTGCTGCTACTCCCATCACTTCTGATCGCATTCCTCCTAGCTGGAATCAACAACGCAGTGTTTGA
- a CDS encoding craniofacial development protein (BEST Arabidopsis thaliana protein match is: Ran BP2/NZF zinc finger-like superfamily protein (TAIR:AT1G70650.2); Has 485 Blast hits to 413 proteins in 88 species: Archae - 11; Bacteria - 27; Metazoa - 119; Fungi - 17; Plants - 101; Viruses - 2; Other Eukaryotes - 208 (source: NCBI BLink).): MAILLRSILKNQTLFKTLLKPQCAPLIVSRNFTSEEAYKKPLSVFFEEAVGLRPKSETSEIEEEEEEGNELKRKLLELERKLIELKKSEPVRKKKQKGEVVISEQNEKRHNLYKLFKGDEEKEVKKHSKEKEDVIRVYKELPIEMVSFVRLLHKEGYLNKANFITGEKLDMGNLDEEYARTFVKFAAERFGKDYQEIAKWLSGSDLKKIVLFGCPSLEKRAVFAAKTLRNFFDIHENNVCEKCVLKEKCKFPNQSVWDGKTKHLHLSVVMKVITLYPLDLTHPKLQVPQEVQDSVSRLLTEIQNLSRTICTPLA, encoded by the exons ATGGCGATTCTGCTCAGATCAATtctcaaaaatcaaactttgtttAAGACTCTCTTGAAACCTCAATGCGCGCCTTTGATTGTCTCCAGAAACTTTACATCGGAAGAAGCTTATAAGAAGCcactctctgttttcttcgaAGAGGCTGTTGGATTGAGACCCAAATCAGAAACGAgcgaaatcgaagaagaagaagaagaaggcaacGAGTTGAAGAGAAAGCTTTTGGAATTGGAAAGGAAACTCATAGAACTGAAGAAATCGGAACCtgtgagaaagaaaaaacagaaggGAGAGGTTGTGATATCAGAGCAAAACGAGAAAAGGCATAATCTTTACAAGTTGTTTAAgggagatgaagagaaagaggtaAAGAAACATAGTAAGGAAAAGGAGGAcgtaattagggtttataagGAGCTTCCTATAGAGATGGTGTCGTTTGTGAGGCTTCTGCATAAAGAAGGGTATTTGAACAAGGCTAATTTCATTACTGGAGAAAAGTTGGATATGGGGAATCTTGATGAAGAGTATGCTAGAACTTTTGTTAAGTTTGCTGCCGAAAGATTTGGAAAGGATTACCAGGAGATAGCAAA GTGGTTATCAGGTAGTGACCTGAAGAAGATTGTGCTCTTTGGTTGCCCGAGTTTGGAAAAAAGGGCGGTATTCGCTGCTAAAACATTGCGCAACTTTTTCGATATCCATGAGAATAAT GTGTGCGAGAAATGCGTGTTAAAAGAGAAGTGCAAGTTTCCAAACCAGAGTGTATGGGATGGCAAAACAAAGCACTTGCACTTGTCTGTTGTGATGAAAGTCATCACACTATATCCATTAGACTTGACTCATCCGAAGCTACAAGTTCCTCAAGAGGTACAAGACTCAGTTTCAAGATTGCTGACGGAGATTCAGAACCTAAGCCGAACTATCTGTACTCCTCTCGCATGA